A region of Malaclemys terrapin pileata isolate rMalTer1 chromosome 5, rMalTer1.hap1, whole genome shotgun sequence DNA encodes the following proteins:
- the LOC128838636 gene encoding C-X-C motif chemokine 10-like, translating to MKGTWAVVLCSLLLIAAEIQGQPTYGKGRCSCVDKGSDLVQPKALRKIEVIPKSSSCDHVEIIATMKATGVQRCLNPNSKLVQKMMTTLIKKRSSQSTHR from the exons ATGAAGGGAACCTGGGCTGTCGTCCTTTGTTCATTGCTCCTGATTGCAGCTGAAATTCAAG GGCAGCCGACCTATGGAAAAGGACGTTGCAGCTGCGTAGACAAAGGTTCTGATTTAGTTCAGCCAAAAGCCTTAAGAAAAATAGAAGTGATTCCCAAGAGCTCTTCCTGTGACCATGTTGAGATCAT TGCAACAATGAAGGCCACTGGTGTGCAAAGATGCTTGAACCCTAATTCCAAACTGGTACAGAAGATGATGACAACCCTCATCAAGAAAAG GTCTTCACAAAGCACTCACCGGTAA
- the LOC128838287 gene encoding C-X-C motif chemokine 10-like, translating to MKGTWAVVLCSLLLIAAEIQGQLTSGQGRCSCTGKGSNFIQQKDLGKIEVIPKSSSCDHIEIIATMKPTGEQRCLNPNSKWLQKMMTALINKRSSTKHSPVKEKS from the exons ATGAAGGGAACCTGGGCTGTCGTCCTTTGTTCATTGCTCCTGATTGCAGCTGAAATTCAAG GGCAGCTGACCTCGGGACAAGGACGttgcagctgcacagggaaaGGTTCTAATTTCATTCAGCAAAAAGACTTAGGAAAAATAGAAGTGATTCCCAAGAGCTCTTCCTGTGACCATATTGAGATCAT TGCGACAATGAAGCCCACTGGAGAGCAAAGATGCTTGAACCCTAATTCCAAATGGCTACAGAAGATGATGACAGCCCTCATCAACAAAAG GTCTTCAACAAAGCACTCACCGGTAAAGGAGAAGAGCTAA
- the LOC128838190 gene encoding C-X-C motif chemokine 10-like, producing MKGTWAVVFCSLLLIAAEIQGQLTSGQGRCSCTEKGSNYIQQKALGKIEVIPKSSSCDHIEIIATMKRTGEQRCLNPNSKQVQKMMTALIKKRSSQSTSQSTHFTKEKR from the exons ATGAAGGGAACCTGGGCTGTTGTCTTTTGTTCACTGCTCCTGATTGCAGCTGAAATTCAAG GGCAGCTGACCTCGGGACAAGGACGTTGCAGCTGCACAGAGAAAGGTTCTAATTACATTCAGCAAAAAGCCTTAGGAAAAATAGAAGTGATTCCCAAGAGCTCTTCCTGTGACCATATTGAGATCAT TGCGACAATGAAGCGCACTGGAGAGCAAAGATGCTTGAACCCTAATTCCAAACAGGTACAGAAGATGATGACAGCCCTCATCAAGAAAAG GTCTtcacaaagcacttcacaaagcacTCATTTCACAAAGGAGAAGAGATAA